The following are encoded together in the Juglans microcarpa x Juglans regia isolate MS1-56 chromosome 2D, Jm3101_v1.0, whole genome shotgun sequence genome:
- the LOC121250577 gene encoding putative E3 ubiquitin-protein ligase RING1a isoform X2, which translates to MPAQNRSLSENLDDEEPHHQHTEQSRSEPEDEDDVEEEGEGQEEEQQDEEKEVEEEDEEEVGGGGGEEEEEEEEEGEEGDDDEAEVKQPHQQQMLHKKKDEDDEDEAEDSEGSPSSISQEKAEFVFVRLTDIRKDVQCPICLGIIKKTRTVMECLHRFCRECIDKSMRMGNNECPACRTHCASRRSLRDDPNYDALIAALYPDIDKYEAEELAFHEEERTRNKQIQASIAQIFQRQSEALVKRRTGKDTAGPFMTRLQRSSRIAHSRRRNCRGIELQGSEDNEDENDNKDSSSADERCTEVRQKRRKRRAGIRSSLPSSSAANSDVGCTENDLDVSRENRGISPGLVWNSEMLAWGRAGTRSHTRYGNASSCSSKSAQNARLSKLVDYLRSLEENNDESDVHLMLISLDKETPSLQQPHLCCRPSLSVKHLCECLYILLCK; encoded by the exons ATGCCTGCGCAGAACCGTTCTCTGTCAGAGAATCTGGACGATGAAGAGCCTCATCACCAGCATACCGAGCAATCTCGGTCCGAACCAGAAGACGAAGATGAtgtagaagaagaaggagaaggacaagaagaagaacagCAAGACGAAGAAAAAGAAGtcgaggaagaagatgaagaagaagtgggaggaggaggaggagaagaagaagaagaagaagaagaagaaggagaggaaggagatgatgatgaagCGGAGGTTAAGCAACCTCATCAACAACAAAtgctacataaaaaaaaagatgaagatgatgaagatgaagcaGAAG ATTCTGAGGGCAGCCCATCTTCTATCTCCCAAGAAAAAGCCGA ATTTGTTTTTGTACGACTGACGGACATTCGTAAAGATGTGCAGTGTCCTATCTGTCTTG ggattattaaaaaaacccgAACTGTAATGGAATGCCTTCACCGCTTTTGCCGGGAATGCATTGACAAATCAATGCGAATGGG GAATAATGAGTGTCCTGCTTGCCGCACACATTGTGCCAGTAGACGCTCTTTGAGAGATGATCCAAACTATGATGCCCTAATTGCAGCTCTATATCCAGATATTGATAAGTATGAGGCAGAG GAATTGGCATTTCATGAAGAGGAGAGGACACGTAATAAGCAG ATACAAGCGTCGATTGCCCAAATTTTTCAACGACAATCAGAAGCTTTAGTTAAGAGACGCACGGGTAAAGATACAGCAGGTCCATTTATGACAAGATTGCAGCGCAGTAGTCGGATTGCTCATTCAAGGAGACGAAACTGCCGAGGCATTGAACTTCAAGGATCTGAGGATAATGAAGACGAAAATGATAACAAGGATTCATCCTCTGCTGATGAACGATGTACAGAGGTCAGGCAAAAAAGGCGCAAGAGACGGGCAGGAATCAGGTCATCTCTGCCTTCCTCATCAGCAGCCAATTCAGATGTTGGGTGCACTGAAAATGATTTAGATGTCAGCAGAGAAAACAGAGGAATATCTCCTGGGCTTGTTTGGAACTCTGAAATGCTTGCTTGGGGCCGGGCTGGTACCCGGAGTCACACAAGGTACGGGAATGCTAGCAGCTGCAGCAGTAAGAGTGCCCAAAACGCCCGCTTGTCCAAGTTGGTTGATTATCTCCGGAGCTTAGAGGAGAACAATGACGAG